ATACTGATTATGTATCTACATTCGATCTTTTAGCTGCTGTTGAAGAATCATGTAAAGCAGCAGGAAGAATTCCAAAGGTAGAGGAACACTAATATGAGTACTATAAATTTTACAATAGACGGAAAATCATGTAAGGCTAAACCCGGCCAAACAATTGTTGAAGCAGCAAAGGATAATGGCATCTATATCCCAACATTATGCCATTTTGAAGGGTTGAAACCAGCTGGTACCTGCCGCATCTGTACGGTTAAAGTTGGTGGCAGGAATATGGCTGCATGTACAACACCGGTAACTGAAGGAATGGTAGTAGAAAACAAAACTGCTGATCTGGAAGATTATCGCAAAGCTATAATTGAAATGCTTTTTGTAGAAGGCAACCATATGTGCCCAACATGCGAAAAAAGCGGTAATTGCGAGTTACAGGCGTTAGGATACCGGTATTTGATGATGGCACCACGGTTTCCATTCCTTTTCCCCAAGCGAACACTTGATGCATCATTACCTAAGATTGTGATAGAACGAAATAGGTGTGTTCAGTGTTTACGTTGTGTGCGGGGTGTAACAACAGCTGATGGCAAGCGCATCTTTGGTGTTGTTAACAGGGGCGGCCATGTTGAAATTACGGTAGATAAGGATTTAACAGCAACCATGACCGATGAAATGGCCCAGAAAGCAATGGATTTGTGCCCGGTTGGTGCTATATTGAAGAAAGAAGTTGGTTTTGCTATCCCAATTGGAAAGCGTAAATTTGATAGCAAGCCAATTGGCAGTGAAATTGAAAAAGCCTGATTTTAATGAAGATCTATGGAGGAATACAATGAGTAAACCAGTTGTCGCAACTGCTTCACTGGCAGGATGTTTTGGATGCCATATGTCCATTCTGGACATTGATGATAGAATTTTAAAGTTAATTGAATTGGTTGAATTTAACAAGTCACCAATTGATGATATTAAAACGTTCACCAAACAGTGTGATATTGGATTAATAGAAGGCGGATGCTGTAATAGTGAAAATGTTGAAAACTTGAAGTTGTTCCGCAAAAACTGTAAAATACTTATATCTGTTGGTGAATGCGCAATTATGGGTGGATTACCAGCAATGCGTAATGGTATCCCCGTAAAAGAATGCTTAGAAGAAGCATACTTGAAATGCCCAACAGTAGATGATAATATTATTCCCAATGATGATGAATTACCAATGATTTTGGACAGGGTATATCCATGTCATGAGATAGTTAAAATAGATTATTTTCTTCCCGGATGTCCACCACGAGCAGATTTAATCTGGGAGGCATTGGTAGCACTTCTTACCGGTAAAGAGTTAGAATTACCGTACGAAGTTGTTAAGTTTGACTAATTTTGTTTTAGGAGATTGAAGCATATGGCTAGAAAAATAACGATAGAACCTGTAACAAGGGTTGAAGGTCATGGTAAAGTGACCATTCAGCTTGATCCTCAGAACAATGTACTTGATTCACGTTTTCACATTGTTGAGTTTAGAGGATTTGAACGATTTGTTCAGGGCAGACCATACTGGGAAGCACCGGTTCTGGTGCAGCGCCTTTGTGGAATTTGCCCTGTTAGCCATCATTTAGCAGCAGCTAAAGCGATGGATGTTATTGTAGGTGTTGGCCCTGATGGATTAACACCCACTGCAGAAAAAATGCGTAGGCTCATGCATTATGGACAGATGTTCCAGTCCCATGCATTGCATTTCTTCCATTTAGTATCACCTGATTTATTGTTTGGAGTTGATGCAGATCCGGCAATACGCAATGTCATTGGTGTTGCTATGAAGTTCCCTGATTTAGCAGTACAGGGTGTTATGATGCGTAAATTTGGCCAGGAGATAATCAGAGCAACAGCAGGTAAAAAGATACATGGTACCGGAGCAATACCTGGTGGCATTAACAAGAACTTAAGTGTTCAGGAAAGGGATGAGTTCCTCAAAGGTGCTGATCCAATGAACATTAAAAAGATGATAGAATGGGCACAGGCAGCGCTAAATCTTTTTAAAGAATATCATAAGAAGAATAAAGATTTTATCGATGGCTTTGCAGCATTCCCATCAAATCATTTGAGCCTTGTTCGCAAAGACGGTGCACTGGATCTTTACCATGGAGTCCTGAGAGCAGTTGACGCTAATGGCAAGAAGATATTAAATGATGTTGATTATCAGGATTATCTCAGGTATGTAGGTGAGGAAGTCAGATCCTGGAGTTATATGAAGTTCCCATATCTCAAGTCATTGGGCAAAAAGGATGGATGGTACCGGGTAGGGCCGTTGGCACGACTCAATACTGCTGATTTTATCCCAACACCGCTGGCACAGAAAGAATTTGAAGAATTCAAAGCATATACAAATGGCAAACCCAATAATATGTCAATGCATATGCACTGGGCACGTTTAATTGAATTATTGCACTCAGCAGAAATGATTGAGCAGCTTTTAAATGACCCTGATCTGCAGGGTGACAAGCTTGTTGCTAAGGGTACAAAGGTTAAAGAAGGTGTTGGATTAATTGAAGCACCACGAGGTACATTGTTCCATCACTATCGCATAAATGATAATGACCAGATTGAAATGGCTAATCTTATTGTTTCCACTACCAATAATAATGAGCCAATGAACAGAGCAGTTAACTGGGTAGCGGTTAATCAGATCAGTGGCAAAAAGGAAATTACTGAAGGCATGCTCAATGCAGTTGAAGTTGCAATACGTGCCTATGACCCATGTTTAAGCTGTGCAACACATGCTATTGGGAAGATGCCTCTGGAAGTTACATTGGTTGATGCTGAAGGCAATGTTGTAGATCAGAAAAGGAAGTAAGCATGCTGAATAATGTTAAGTGCCTGGTATATGGATATGGTAATCCTGGAAGACAGGATGATGGCCTGGGTGTGGAGCTGGCATTAAGGATTGAAAATGATGAACATTTGAGCAAGTATGTTGATGTGGATTATAATTATCAACTCAACATTGAAGATGCATTAACCATTTCAGAATATGATCTGGTTATCTTTGCAGATGCGGCACTTAACATTGATAAATCGTATGAATTAAATAAGATTCAGCCGGCACATACAATTACATTTACAACTCACGAATTGTCGGCTGAATCTATACTTGCACTTTGCCAGGATCTATATAATAAAAAACCTGAATGCTATATGCTGGCAATCAGGGGCTATGAGTGGGAAATGGGGTTGCCTATGACCAGTAGGGCAAAGTGTAATTTAGATGATGCATATACATTTTTAACAGAATTCATTGAAAACCAATTTTCTCGCTGTATAGCGGGCAAAGGGATTTAATTTTACTACTAACCAGGAGTGATAAGTATGGCAAATAAGAAAATTATCTTAGTAATTGATGATGACCCGGATATTTTAGATTCTATCAAAGCTATTCTT
This region of Spirochaetota bacterium genomic DNA includes:
- a CDS encoding 2Fe-2S iron-sulfur cluster-binding protein, with protein sequence MSTINFTIDGKSCKAKPGQTIVEAAKDNGIYIPTLCHFEGLKPAGTCRICTVKVGGRNMAACTTPVTEGMVVENKTADLEDYRKAIIEMLFVEGNHMCPTCEKSGNCELQALGYRYLMMAPRFPFLFPKRTLDASLPKIVIERNRCVQCLRCVRGVTTADGKRIFGVVNRGGHVEITVDKDLTATMTDEMAQKAMDLCPVGAILKKEVGFAIPIGKRKFDSKPIGSEIEKA
- a CDS encoding NADP oxidoreductase, which codes for MSKPVVATASLAGCFGCHMSILDIDDRILKLIELVEFNKSPIDDIKTFTKQCDIGLIEGGCCNSENVENLKLFRKNCKILISVGECAIMGGLPAMRNGIPVKECLEEAYLKCPTVDDNIIPNDDELPMILDRVYPCHEIVKIDYFLPGCPPRADLIWEALVALLTGKELELPYEVVKFD
- a CDS encoding Ni/Fe hydrogenase subunit alpha, with product MARKITIEPVTRVEGHGKVTIQLDPQNNVLDSRFHIVEFRGFERFVQGRPYWEAPVLVQRLCGICPVSHHLAAAKAMDVIVGVGPDGLTPTAEKMRRLMHYGQMFQSHALHFFHLVSPDLLFGVDADPAIRNVIGVAMKFPDLAVQGVMMRKFGQEIIRATAGKKIHGTGAIPGGINKNLSVQERDEFLKGADPMNIKKMIEWAQAALNLFKEYHKKNKDFIDGFAAFPSNHLSLVRKDGALDLYHGVLRAVDANGKKILNDVDYQDYLRYVGEEVRSWSYMKFPYLKSLGKKDGWYRVGPLARLNTADFIPTPLAQKEFEEFKAYTNGKPNNMSMHMHWARLIELLHSAEMIEQLLNDPDLQGDKLVAKGTKVKEGVGLIEAPRGTLFHHYRINDNDQIEMANLIVSTTNNNEPMNRAVNWVAVNQISGKKEITEGMLNAVEVAIRAYDPCLSCATHAIGKMPLEVTLVDAEGNVVDQKRK
- a CDS encoding hydrogenase maturation protease yields the protein MLNNVKCLVYGYGNPGRQDDGLGVELALRIENDEHLSKYVDVDYNYQLNIEDALTISEYDLVIFADAALNIDKSYELNKIQPAHTITFTTHELSAESILALCQDLYNKKPECYMLAIRGYEWEMGLPMTSRAKCNLDDAYTFLTEFIENQFSRCIAGKGI